A single genomic interval of Myxococcales bacterium harbors:
- a CDS encoding LptF/LptG family permease, protein MRILSRYFATRFLGFFAVILIVSTLTIVAIEMLLNLDDMLSNDQGPVAPLQYLMLRIPSYYLRELIPITSFAATFFTLGLSTHWFEVSAAKAGGISPDRIVAPILITAVFLGVASFALGETWIVNSTRDWNQRESGGDSTISYRAGSFWYHRGQTIYNISEADPLQRTLRGVRLFDLNAEGRLIRSVDAPRVDVEDDHRWRFHDAVIRHFKPDRKDSLVRIERLDHITLDVADPRDIALINTDFRSLNVAKLRDHIALRKAAGETVNRVTTVLYSRFVEPIEVVLFALLAAPLGLQVATRRSFGIPALLGIAIVSSFFALRSIGATLAGEGVISAAMASGSLLLLFTFAGALHLRFIER, encoded by the coding sequence GTGCGAATCTTATCGCGCTATTTCGCGACGCGTTTTCTCGGCTTTTTCGCCGTGATCCTGATCGTCTCAACCCTGACTATCGTCGCGATCGAGATGCTACTCAATCTCGACGACATGCTCTCGAACGATCAAGGGCCCGTCGCACCCCTGCAGTATTTGATGCTGCGCATCCCTTCCTATTACCTGCGCGAGCTGATCCCCATCACTTCGTTTGCGGCGACTTTTTTCACCCTCGGCCTGTCGACTCATTGGTTCGAAGTCTCCGCCGCAAAGGCCGGAGGCATTTCGCCGGACCGCATCGTGGCCCCGATCCTGATTACCGCTGTGTTCCTCGGTGTTGCGAGCTTCGCCTTGGGCGAGACCTGGATCGTCAACTCGACACGTGACTGGAACCAGCGCGAATCCGGGGGCGACTCCACGATCAGTTACCGCGCAGGATCGTTCTGGTATCACCGCGGCCAAACCATATACAACATTTCTGAGGCCGATCCTCTGCAGCGCACCCTGCGGGGAGTACGACTCTTCGACCTGAATGCAGAGGGCCGCTTGATTCGCAGCGTCGATGCTCCGCGTGTCGACGTCGAAGACGATCATCGCTGGCGCTTCCACGACGCCGTCATTCGTCACTTCAAACCCGATCGAAAAGACTCGCTGGTACGAATCGAACGGCTCGATCACATTACCCTCGACGTCGCTGATCCCCGCGATATTGCCCTGATCAACACAGATTTTCGCAGCCTGAATGTGGCCAAGCTACGCGACCATATCGCCCTGCGCAAAGCAGCCGGGGAAACCGTCAACCGCGTGACGACGGTGCTCTATTCGCGATTCGTAGAACCCATTGAGGTGGTGCTGTTCGCCTTGCTCGCCGCACCTCTGGGCCTTCAGGTCGCGACCCGACGCAGTTTCGGAATTCCGGCGCTGCTGGGGATCGCGATCGTCTCCTCCTTCTTTGCGCTGCGGAGTATCGGCGCAACACTAGCTGGGGAGGGAGTCATTTCCGCGGCCATGGCCTCTGGATCCCTGCTGCTGTTGTTCACTTTCGCAGGCGCACTCCATCTGCGATTCATCGAGCGTTGA
- a CDS encoding bifunctional riboflavin kinase/FAD synthetase yields METVAGTNKLTRALVRPVLTIGNFDGIHVGHRAIMKTVIERARALGGESVVLTFDPHPRKVLQPDRAPSLLTTREQKLEALEAIGIDVTILQPFDLEFAKISPEDFVRKIVFERIRPVEVFVGYDFRFGRDRQGSMAALAEIGAGLGISVTVIPEVRIDDLDVNSTRIRELLAAGEVEEAEVLLGRPFSVRSLVLEGDHRGQTLGFPTANLAPENEILPAVGVYAGDFRVLAGHASGRREESHPAVINVGRRPTFFESGLLLAEAHLLDFDGDLYGLPVELSFRHRLRSEQKFPGPEELKVQIAADIVLARQKLDL; encoded by the coding sequence TTGGAGACCGTCGCAGGAACGAACAAGCTGACCCGCGCGCTGGTTCGTCCTGTACTCACGATCGGGAATTTCGACGGGATTCACGTCGGGCATCGCGCGATCATGAAAACCGTGATCGAGCGCGCCCGGGCGCTCGGCGGAGAATCGGTCGTACTCACCTTCGATCCTCATCCGCGCAAAGTGTTGCAACCCGATCGCGCGCCGAGTTTGCTCACGACTCGCGAACAGAAGCTCGAGGCGCTCGAAGCCATCGGTATCGATGTCACCATTTTGCAACCGTTTGATCTCGAATTCGCCAAGATCTCGCCCGAAGACTTCGTGCGCAAAATCGTTTTCGAACGCATTCGACCCGTGGAAGTCTTTGTGGGGTATGACTTTCGCTTTGGGCGGGATCGGCAAGGGTCGATGGCGGCGCTCGCCGAGATCGGGGCCGGTCTCGGTATATCGGTCACGGTGATTCCCGAAGTCAGAATTGACGATCTCGATGTCAACTCTACGCGCATTCGAGAACTGCTTGCGGCCGGAGAGGTCGAAGAGGCTGAAGTGCTGCTCGGGCGCCCGTTCAGCGTTCGGAGCCTGGTTCTCGAAGGCGATCATCGGGGGCAAACCCTCGGGTTTCCCACGGCGAATCTCGCACCCGAAAACGAGATTCTGCCCGCTGTCGGAGTGTATGCGGGCGATTTTCGAGTGCTGGCAGGGCATGCTTCGGGTCGGCGAGAGGAGAGCCATCCCGCAGTCATCAACGTGGGTCGGCGGCCGACGTTCTTCGAATCGGGGCTACTGCTGGCCGAAGCACACCTGCTCGACTTCGACGGCGATCTCTACGGCCTGCCCGTGGAATTGAGTTTCCGCCATCGGTTGCGATCAGAACAGAAGTTTCCGGGACCAGAAGAGCTGAAGGTGCAGATTGCCGCTGACATCGTGTTGGCACGTCAAAAGCTCGATTTGTGA